A stretch of Lactuca sativa cultivar Salinas chromosome 6, Lsat_Salinas_v11, whole genome shotgun sequence DNA encodes these proteins:
- the LOC111883186 gene encoding uncharacterized protein LOC111883186, with translation MEFLKSFDSDDDVEFVETFFNVVQHIHDEESSNAARTRVVINRDRQAAHDLLVRDYFADNCLYNDDSFERRFRLNKAIFLRISNALESRYDFFKQKPDAKGKMGFSSIQKCVAALRYLGYGIAFDASDEYLKVSEKTAVECVDWFFACVYEVFHKEYLRKPTQRDIERLYSVHEERHGFPGMLGSLDCTHVAWEKCPTAWRGQFTRGDIGEPTIILEVVASQDLWIWHAFFGVAGSNNDINVLG, from the coding sequence ATggaatttttaaaaagttttgacTCGGATGACGACGTAGAATTCGTCGAGACATTCTTcaatgttgtgcaacacattcacGACGAAGAAAGTTCGAATGCAGCGCGTACAAGGGTGGTCATCAATCGTGATCGTCAAGCTGCACATGACTTATTGGTACGTGATTACTTTGCCGATAATTGTCTTTATAATGACGACTCGTTCGAACGTCGTTTCCGTCTGAATAAGGCTATATTTTTACGTATTAGTAATGCTTTAGAATCCCGTTatgattttttcaaacaaaaacccgACGCTAAAGGAAAAATGGGTTTTAGTAGTATACAAAAATGTGTGGCTGCTCTTAGATATTTGGGATACGGTATAGCATTTGATGCATCCGACGAATACTTGAAAGTATCCGAGAAGACCGCAGTTGAATGTGTAGATTGGTTTTTTGCATGTGTTTATGAGGTTTTTCACAAAGAATATTTGCGTAAACCTACTCAACGTGATATTGAGAGATTATATTCGGTTCATGAAGAGAGGCATGGATTTCCTGGTATGCTTGGCAGTCTAGATTGTACTCATGTGGCTTGGGAAAAATGTCCAACTGCATGGCGTGGTCAGTTCACTCGAGGAGATATAGGTGAACCAACTATCATCCTAGAAGTTGTTGCATCTCAAGATTTGTGGATATGGCATGCCTTTTTTGGAGTAGCGGGGTCTAACAACGACATTAATGTTCTTGGCTAG
- the LOC111883116 gene encoding ATP synthase subunit b', chloroplastic: MANVIMASSKTLITSPPTPKSKHQPLPQPPVSLPLISTTTKPLISLSLTPKSLAAAALVAASVAATPFPSLAVEIEKAQLFDFDLTLPIIAAEFLFLMFALDKVYYSPLGNFMDGRDKEIKEKLSSVKDTSSEVKQLEEQAAAIMRAARAEISAALNKMKKETALEVDAKLAEGRKKVEAELQEALASLEKQKEDTIKSLDSQIAALSQEIVNKVLPVQ; this comes from the coding sequence ATGGCCAACGTGATCATGGCCTCCTCCAAAACCCTAATCACATCTCCCCCAACCCCTAAATCCAAACACCAACCACTACCACAACCTCCCGTCTCCCTTCCCCTCATCTCCACCACCACCAAACCCctaatctccctctccctcactCCCAAATCCCTCGCCGCCGCAGCCCTCGTAGCCGCCTCCGTCGCCGCGACTCCCTTCCCCTCCTTAGCAGTCGAGATCGAAAAGGCCCAACTTTTCGACTTCGATCTTACGCTTCCGATCATTGCCGCGGAGTTTCTTTTCCTCATGTTCGCTCTCGACAAAGTATACTACTCCCCCTTGGGGAATTTTATGGACGGCAGAGATAAGGAAATTAAAGAGAAGCTGAGCAGTGTGAAGGATACTTCGAGTGAAGTGAAGCAATTGGAGGAGCAGGCGGCGGCGATTATGAGGGCAGCGAGGGCGGAGATATCGGCGGCGTTGAACAAGATGAAGAAGGAGACGGCGTTGGAGGTGGATGCGAAGCTGGCGGAGGGGAGGAAGAAGGTGGAGGCGGAGTTGCAGGAGGCGTTGGCAAGTTTGGAGAAGCAAAAGGAAGATACGATCAAGTCGCTTGATTCTCAGATTGCGGCTCTTAGTCAGGAAATTGTCAacaaggtccttccagttcaatAA